The following are encoded in a window of Staphylospora marina genomic DNA:
- a CDS encoding YlbF family regulator, with product MESLDMSQILLEAYDLADSINQSEEVKRYLACKQKLEQDAEAQALIREFGKVKELFDEASRFGIFHPDYHEAKERALSFRNKLHSHPVIREFLEAEERLDELLNAVSLIIARSVSPSIKVPVNDGDGIKKARPSCRDLR from the coding sequence GTGGAATCGCTGGACATGTCGCAAATTCTGCTGGAAGCCTACGACCTGGCCGACAGCATCAATCAATCCGAAGAAGTGAAGCGCTATCTGGCATGCAAACAAAAGCTCGAGCAGGACGCCGAAGCCCAGGCGCTCATCCGGGAGTTCGGCAAAGTGAAAGAGCTGTTTGACGAGGCGAGCCGATTCGGCATCTTTCACCCCGACTATCATGAGGCGAAGGAGCGGGCTCTTTCGTTTCGCAACAAACTTCATTCGCATCCCGTCATCCGGGAGTTTCTGGAGGCGGAAGAACGATTGGATGAACTGCTGAACGCCGTTTCCCTGATCATTGCCCGCTCGGTTTCGCCGTCGATCAAGGTTCCCGTCAACGACGGTGACGGCATCAAAAAGGCCCGGCCTTCCTGCCGGGACTTGAGGTAA